TGCTTGGAAATATCTCCCGCGCTGTAATTCGCTGGGACGTCCGAATTGTTTATTACTGCGGCGTTTGAGGTGGAATTAAATCCGCTTTGGTAGAGTAAAGAGCCACTCAGTGCAATGAAGCTGAGGGTAAAATAGAGAAGAATTTTTTTAAAAAAATAGTTTTTGTTTGATTTTTTTGTTTCCATAGGGGGACTATACTACCCCAGCTAAAAAAAGCTGCAAGTTAAGTTTTGAAATAGACTTGAACCTTTTAGAGGCTTAGTGAGTCTAGAGCTTGTGGATTTGAAATTGATTAAGAAAGGGAAAAAAATATGAAAAAAAGAAATATCGGCTTATTGTTCGGGGCTTTTGCCCTGGGGGCGCTAGGGTTTCTCCAACCCGTGAAAGCCAATACGTATCGGAGTTTGGGAGTAAAAGATTTGTCCAGCCTCAGCAAATCTCCGGCCTCCATAGGTTTTAAGGGAAAGGTGATTAATATAGAAGACACGAAAGATCATCAGAGAGTAACCTTTGAGATACAGGAGGTGTTGAGAGGGGATGTCCCACGAGAGAGCACTTTGACTCTCAATTTCAAAAAGCCCGCCCAACTTCACACCCTGGGTTGGCCTCAGCAAAAAGTCCCTGTGTTTAGTAGAGATGAAGAAAGTGTTTTGTTTGTTACTCAAAACGTGAGGGGGGAAGATTTCTTTATCGGGGGTGAAGATCAATCCCGTTTTTATGTTAAAAAAGTGGGCAGCCGTAGCCTGATTTGGAACGGCTTAGGCAATCGAAACCTGATTGATACACAAAGTACAAATACCCTGATGCGTGCTATCGTTAACGATATGCAGGGCCGCAACGAGGGCAGTATCGATTACCAGGACTTTAAAAAACTTTTAGATCAGACTCAAGAATAGGAAGGATAACAATATGAAAAAATGGCTTCCTGCATTACTACTCAGTTTAATTGCCGTACCTGCCTGGGCCTATGGTCCTATTGCCGTGCAGGCGGATGGAACACCTATCAAACACGTGGGTTTAAGTTCTACTCATTCCCTGGTGTGGAATCCGGAAACAGGGCCTTTGCAAGATACAAGCAGCAAACATACTTTTGTTACGCAAAGGGTGAATGCTACCTCCGACCAGGTAAGTGCCTTTCAGGAATTACTTCATTTTTGTGGATTAACCAGCGCGGGTGGAAGGACGGCGAGCAGTTTTGGAACTCCTGCAGACACTGGTGGTAGCAGCAGCGGCGGATGTTCGATGAATCCTTTTGAATCAATCGCCTATGCGGCAACAGACAATTCGACAGGGACTACTCTTATTCATGATGCTTATGCGGTTTGGGCGGCAGTATCTACTGCCGATTTATCTTTTTCCCAAGGGACTTCTTTGGGGGTAGATGTCAATCTTTGCAACTATTTCAATTACATCGAGACAGACATGTTTCCCCTCAGCGACTCAACTGATCCGCGTGTTTGCGCTGCCTTGGGGACTTGTTCTGGAAGCTCTGTAAACCCCGTGGTGTTTGATGGGAATGGAGATATCGTTGCGGCAGAATATGGGGAGGCCAATCGTTCAACCTTGCTAGGCTCTGCGGGTCCTACGGTGTGGAGTGGTCAGCCGGGATTCATCCGAATGCAGGCCTTGTTGAATGGGGTTTGTTTAAGCGATGCCCCAGACACTGCGGCTTGTGGTACTGGTACGATCAGTCTTGCGGACATGAGATCTATTATGGTGCATGAACTGGGGCATTCCCTGGGGCTTTCCCATTCTCAAGTCAATCTCACCTCAGTGACCTTCGATAGTAATGGTTATGCCAGTTTGGTCGATCCTTCTTATACAGGCGATATTGTGACGATGTTCCCTGTTTTGGTGCAGACCTCGCCTACTTCTACCACCAATGTAGATCTTTCCTCTTTGCATACCGATGACATTGCGGGCATTTCGCATCTCTACCCCAAATCGACTTACGCCGCGGGTGTTTGTACCGCCTCGGGAACTGTTTATTATGGTGGGGCAGGTCAGCGTTGTGTGGAGGTGGTTTTAAGAGATACCACATCGGGTGCCGGTAAAACCAATGCCCTCTCTTTTATTACCGGGGCTGAAAAGAAAAATAGATCGCTTGTGGATACCGATGGAACTACGTACACACTCTGCGATGAGTCGACTACGGAGCGCTGTGGGGACTATAGCATCACAGGTTTACAGCCAGGGAAGACCTATACGATTGAAGTGAATAGTATCTATCCCTCTTTTACAGGGGGGTCTCGTGTAGATCCTTGCGCTCACATCCCTACTTTTTCTGCGTATCCCGTTTACCCTGCGGGTGTGAATTCTGGAGTTCCCCACAACACGATGGTTGCTGCCCACGGGACGATTGCTTGTCCGGCTCCTGGGGGATCCACGATTACCTGTACGGGCGCTGGAGGAACCACCGCTAATACCGGCCTTTGTGTGACAATCCCCTGATTATCGTTCCCTTGCTAAGATGAATGAAAGCCCCCCGATTTTATCGGGGGGCTTTTTTATGTAGACTCTTCCCCCCACTTTTAAAACAATTCATCCTTCTCTGTGGTTTTTATTCCCCATTCTTTTTCTTTGAAGAAGATTTTTATTTTTATAAAACAAGCCAAAATCAGGCCTTTTTAAGCATTTTTTAGAGATCCTGAAAATGGCAAGCTCTTTGCTTTATCTATGGCTTGTAATCTTTAAGAAAGGGCGGCGATGCTACACGAAGATTTAAATTCAACTCAAAATTTGGAAACAACGGAAGACAAGTCTTATGATGTTTTATCAGGAGACAACACCCAGTTTGTAGAAAAGGCCGTCACCCGTTTACCCGCTTGGGCAAAGTCTTCTGCGGCGGTCATTGCCTTGGGGCAATTTAATTTAATGAACAATCGAGCCTTTCAAGTTTTGGCGAGTCGAGTGAAGAAAGTCTCCTGATACCCCTCAGGATGTACGAAACAATTAGCCTTCAAGTGGAAAACCCTCCCTCCGCTTGGAGGCTTTTTTATTAATTGCCTTTCTCTAAATTTTGATTCAGCTATCAGTATGAACCACATTCTCAACAGGAGCCCCTCATGAAAAAGAATATTTTAAATTTATTGTTAGTCCTTTCTTTTCTTCTGCCCCTTTCCCTGCAAGCTGAAGAAAAAAAGATAGAAGAAAAAAAGTTGGAAGAAGTGCAAAAAACAGAGACGATGAAGACAGAAACCAAATGTAAGTTGAAATTTGAGCTCAGCTCTTGGTCCGCTTTTTACAAGTCTGGCAAAGGCCAGGGGCAGGTGACTTGTGACAATGGACAAAGTGCCGAGGTGGCTATTCGTGCGGTAGGAGGGGGTATCACCTTTGGTAAAACAAAAATCACAGAGGGATCAGGTAGTTTTTCTAAAGTGAAGGATATCTCCGAAATTTTTGGTAGCTATGTGGCTTCCGAAGCGCATGCCGGTATTGTCAAATCGGGACAAGTTCAAGCGATGACCAAAGGAAGCGTGTCTCTCGCTCTGTCAGGGAAGGGGAAAGGGTACGACCTGGGGTTTGCTTTTGGCAGATTTAAAATTTCTTCCTCAGGCGAAGTTCAGTCCAATTCTTCCGTGAAGGAAAAAGATTTGAAGGGAGAGTAGACCCTTCTTCCCATCAGCAAATCAGCTCTTAATCGCGGCTGGGATTTGCAGGCACAGGCTGGGTTTCGGCGATTTGAGCCCGATCTAGAATAAGGATATATTCTTTCGGTTTTACGTAGCCCAGTTTTTCACGGACCAGTCTTTCAGCAAAGACCTGTTCTTTGAGCAGAGAAACTTCTTCTTTGAGCTTTTGGTTGGTATTGAAAATGAGCTGATTTTCGGCCTGGATTTTTTGCTTCATCCTGTAGAGATCGCGGAGTCTCAGTAAACCTTCATTCCCCAACAAAGTTAAAAACACGAAAGCCCCTACGATCACCAAACCCAAAGCACAAAAAAGTTTCCAGTTGTTTTCACTGAACAATTTAATCATTTTTTTAACCAAGAAAAAAGATAATGCAGAAGGGTGAATATTAAACTGATCAGCAGGGAACTGACAACAGGGAAATAGAGGGAAGCCCCATCTATTATGATAATAAAATCCCCAGGCAAGTTTCCTAAATTTTTCAAGACTGCAATCTCGGGGCGTACCCAAAGAAAAATGCCAATCAATAAAAAAAACAAGCCCAGATAAATAAAAATTTTGGATAAAGAAGGCATAGATTTAGAATAAAATGGCTTGTTCCTTTTCTTTAAGAGGCAAGCCAAAATGCAGATAGGCTCGGTCGGTGGCTATGCGGCCACGGGGAGTTCTGTGCAGGTATCCTTCTTGAATCAAAAAAGGTTCATAGACATCTTCCAGCGTATCTTTTTCTTCCCCAATCGAGCTGGATAAGGTTTCTAGCCCCACCGGTCCGCCCGAAAATTTTTCGATGAGTGTCAGTAGAATGCGCCTATCCATGTGGTCAAAGCCGGCTTCATCCACTTCCAAAAGTTTGAGCGCATCTTTGGCGACCTGCAGGGTTACAAAACCCTGGGCCTTTATTTCGGCAAAATCTCGAACTCGTTTCAACAGGCGATTG
The sequence above is drawn from the Deltaproteobacteria bacterium genome and encodes:
- a CDS encoding septum formation initiator family protein: MIKLFSENNWKLFCALGLVIVGAFVFLTLLGNEGLLRLRDLYRMKQKIQAENQLIFNTNQKLKEEVSLLKEQVFAERLVREKLGYVKPKEYILILDRAQIAETQPVPANPSRD
- a CDS encoding DUF2905 domain-containing protein produces the protein MPSLSKIFIYLGLFFLLIGIFLWVRPEIAVLKNLGNLPGDFIIIIDGASLYFPVVSSLLISLIFTLLHYLFSWLKK